The Rhodospirillales bacterium RIFCSPLOWO2_02_FULL_58_16 genome contains the following window.
GGCAAGATCGAAATAGCCGAGGTCTTCCAACTGCGGCTCGATTGAAAGAAATCTGACCTTTGCATCGACCCGGCGCAAATGATTGATGCGCGGTAGCCCATAGGCGCGGTCTTCCACCGATACGCCCAACCAGACGTTCGGCGGACAACGGCGATCAGCAAAATACTCAGGTAGCCGCTCCGCTCGCTTGGTCAGAATCTGGTAGGTGTGCTGGGGGGTCTGGCCGATCACCGCGAACACTTCATCCAGAAACGCATCCGGGATATCGCAGTGGAACAGGTCGCTCATCGAATTAACGAAATAGACTGTCGGCTTGCGGCGCGCCAATGGCTGAGCTATGCGCTTAGGGTGCAGCGCGAGATTAAAACCGTTTTCATAACCGGCGGCCCCCATGACATGAAGACGGCGCGCCATTGTTTCAGCGTAGCAGTGTTTACAACCGGGAGAAATCTTCGTGCAGCCGGTCGTCGGGTTCCACGTCTGTTCCGTCCATTCGATCTTCGAGTTCGCGCTCACATGCTTTCTCCGCCCGGCTACTTCAGCGCGTTGCGCAGTTCGCCGATGGTCGCCTTGTAGTCGTCGCCGCGAAAGACGGCGCTGCCGGCGACCACCGCGTCGGCGCCGGCGTCAACCACCGACTTGATGTTCTTGGCGTTGATGCCGCCGTCAACCATCAAATCAATGTTGCGCCGCCCGATCATCGAGCGGATACGTTGGATTTTCGCTAATTGGGACTCGATGAAACTCTGGCCGCCGAAGCCGGGGTTGACCGACATCACCAGGATCAGGTCCAGCCTGTCGATGACGTACTCGATCACTGATTCCGGCGTCGAGGGGTTGAGGGATACTCCCGCCTTCTTGCCGATCGATTTGATCAACTGGAGGCTGCGGTCTAAATGCACGTCGGCCTCGGCGTGGACGGTGATGATGTCGGCGCCGGCGTCGGCATAGCTCTGAATGAACGGCTGGGCCGGGTTGATCATCAAATGGACATCGAAAACCTTGTCGGTGCAATGCCTTATGCACTTGATCACCGGCGGGCCGAAGGTCAGGTTGGGAACGAAATGGCCGTCCATGACGTCGATGTGGATATAGTCGCACCCGGCAGCATCGACGGCGCGCACTTCCTCGCCCAGCCGGGAAAAATCCGATGACAGAATGGAAGGGGCGATCTTGACGTGCATAGGTTCCTCCGGGATGGAATTTAAGCCTTGAGCCTTTTGCTCTCTTTCAGCAAAAGGCGGAGAATGGGGGTCAGGATCAACTCCATGGCCAGGCCCATCTTGCCGGCGGGAACGACGATGGAGTTGCGGCGCGACATCCAGGAATTATGCAGCATGCGCAGCAGGTAGGGGAAGTCCACCTCGAACTTCTCGGGATCGCTGAAGCGGATCACCACCAGACTCTCGTCGGCGGTGGGGATGTCGCGGGCGATGATCGGGTCGGAAGTATCGACCACAGGCACCCGCTGGAAGTTGATGTCGCTGTGCTTGAACTGGGGCATGATGTAGTGAACGTAGTCGTGCATGCGCCTCAGTATCGTTTCCATCACCGCTTCTTCCGAGTAGCCGCGCTGGCTGGTGTCGCGGTGGATTTTCTGTATCCATTCCAGATTGATTACCGGCACCACGCCGATCTTCAGGTCCACATAGCGGGATATGTCGATATTTTCGTTCTTCACCGTTATGCAGCCGTGCAGACCCTCGTAGAACAGCAGGTCGGTGCCCGCCGCGAACTCCTCCCACGGGGTGAACTGACCGGAACCGAGACCGAGGGCGGCGTAAGGCTCGGCCTCCTCGGCGTTGTGCAGGTACAGGCGGCGCTTGCCTTTCCCGGTCTCGCCGTAGGTTTTGAACAGGGTTTCAAGTTCCTTGAACAGGTTGGCCTCGGGGCCGAAGTGGCTGAAATTGGGGTTACCCTTGCCCGCCGCCTCCGCCACCGCCTGTTTCATGGCGACCCGGTCATAGCGGTGGAAGCTGTCGCCCTCGATCACCACCGGAGTCAGGCCCTCGCGGCGGAACATATGCTCGAAGGCCACCTTGACCGTGCTGGTGCCGGCGCCCGACGAGCCGGTAACGGCGATGACGGGATGCTTGATCGACAAATCGGCTCCCTCCCTGAATCACTTTAACCGATGTTGAACGCCTTGCGCCAGCCGGGATAGAACTTGTCGGCGTCGGCGGGAAAACTTGTGAAGGCGCGGGCCAGTTCCTTGTGATCCCCGGCGTAATCAATCAGGTTCACGCCCGCCTTCCACGCCTCATGGCTTTGGCGCAGCGAAAGGGCGCCGGCGACCGCTCCGTCGATATGGCCGAAAGCGCCGCCGCCGGAGGTCTGGATAACGTTGGAATGACCAAGATTAGTGAAAAAACCGGGAAGGCGCAGCGCGTTCATGCCGCCGGAAATGATCGGCGTCGTCGCCTTCATGCCTCCCCATTCCTGACGATAGAAGGGACCGTCAGCAGCGTCCCGCTCCAGCATGTAGGCGATCTTTTTGTCGGACGGATCGCCTTCCATCTTGCCGAAGCCCATGGTGCCGGTGTGGATGCCGGACGCCCCCAGCAGGCGCGACATCTTGCAGTGGACAAAGGCGGTGTAGCCGCGCCTGGACTGAGGCGAGGTGACGGCGCCGTGGCCGGCCCGGTGATAATGCAGGAACTGTCCGGGGAAGTTGCGCCGGCAGGTGGTCACCGCCGTCGATCCGGCGACATAGCCGTCAACCAGAAAGGCCACATGCGAGGCGTTGTCGCCGAAGGTCTTGAGAATGTACTCGCCCCGGGCGATCATCTCCGCCGGGTCGTCGGCGGTGATATTGGCGGAAAACAGCTTGGCGGCGCCGGTTTCCTGTTGCGCCCGCTCCATGGCGTCGGCGACCAGGGCGATGGTCTCCTTGAGGGGCGCAAACACCTGATTGCCCTGGGGTTCGTCGTTCTTGATGAAGTCGCCGCCCAGCCAGAACTGGTGACAGGCGTCGGCAAAAGGCCGGGGCCGAAGGCCGAGCTTGGGCTTGATGATGGTGCCGGCGATCATGCCGCCGTCCTTGAGGGGACGGCCCAGCACCCGCCACATGTCCTCGATGTTCATCGCCGGGCCGTCGAACAGGGCCAAATAATCAGGCGGAAAGTAAAAATCATGCATCTTGGCGTATTCGATGTCGCTCATGCCCTGGTTGTTGCCGATGGTCAGCGTCAGAAACGACGCCATCATCGCCCGGCCGTCGATGATGTTGAGATCGAACAAAGCGACGGGGTAGGCGATCTTCATGATCTCCTCGGCCTCGTTGATCTCATAGACCAGGGCATCGACGCCTCTGGTGAAGTCGTCGGTGGTGCAGACCTCGACGTTGGTGCCTGTGGAGGACTC
Protein-coding sequences here:
- a CDS encoding ribulose 1,5-bisphosphate carboxylase (catalyzes the carboxylation of D-ribulose 1,5-bisphosphate in carbon dioxide fixation), with translation MDQSERYADLSLKEAELIAGGKHVLCAYIMKPKAGHGYLAAAAHFSAESSTGTNVEVCTTDDFTRGVDALVYEINEAEEIMKIAYPVALFDLNIIDGRAMMASFLTLTIGNNQGMSDIEYAKMHDFYFPPDYLALFDGPAMNIEDMWRVLGRPLKDGGMIAGTIIKPKLGLRPRPFADACHQFWLGGDFIKNDEPQGNQVFAPLKETIALVADAMERAQQETGAAKLFSANITADDPAEMIARGEYILKTFGDNASHVAFLVDGYVAGSTAVTTCRRNFPGQFLHYHRAGHGAVTSPQSRRGYTAFVHCKMSRLLGASGIHTGTMGFGKMEGDPSDKKIAYMLERDAADGPFYRQEWGGMKATTPIISGGMNALRLPGFFTNLGHSNVIQTSGGGAFGHIDGAVAGALSLRQSHEAWKAGVNLIDYAGDHKELARAFTSFPADADKFYPGWRKAFNIG
- a CDS encoding phosphoribulokinase; this encodes MSIKHPVIAVTGSSGAGTSTVKVAFEHMFRREGLTPVVIEGDSFHRYDRVAMKQAVAEAAGKGNPNFSHFGPEANLFKELETLFKTYGETGKGKRRLYLHNAEEAEPYAALGLGSGQFTPWEEFAAGTDLLFYEGLHGCITVKNENIDISRYVDLKIGVVPVINLEWIQKIHRDTSQRGYSEEAVMETILRRMHDYVHYIMPQFKHSDINFQRVPVVDTSDPIIARDIPTADESLVVIRFSDPEKFEVDFPYLLRMLHNSWMSRRNSIVVPAGKMGLAMELILTPILRLLLKESKRLKA
- a CDS encoding ribulose-phosphate 3-epimerase, producing MHVKIAPSILSSDFSRLGEEVRAVDAAGCDYIHIDVMDGHFVPNLTFGPPVIKCIRHCTDKVFDVHLMINPAQPFIQSYADAGADIITVHAEADVHLDRSLQLIKSIGKKAGVSLNPSTPESVIEYVIDRLDLILVMSVNPGFGGQSFIESQLAKIQRIRSMIGRRNIDLMVDGGINAKNIKSVVDAGADAVVAGSAVFRGDDYKATIGELRNALK